GAACTAACGACCGCGTATACGGCGTTCGCTAATAGCGGCATCTTATCGCAACCGATCGCCATTCTTAAGGTATTGGATGAAAAAGACCAGGTTTTAGAAGAGGGCCGTCTTAACCAGCGCGCCGTATTAAGTCCCGAAATTGCTTACTTAATGACCGACATGATGCGCGGCGTAATTCAGGATGGGACCGCGACCAACGCCAATATTGGCCGACCGGCGGCAGGTAAAACCGGTACAACTGACGATTATGTGACGGCCTGGTTTATCGGCTATACCCCTGAGTTGCTGGTTGGCATTTATATTGGCAATGATGATTGGAAACCAGTCGGTATTTCCGGTACCGAAGTGGCCGGTTTGTGGGGCGCCATGATGGCCAAGGTTTTGGCTGGAACTACCCCTGCTGATTTTGCTGTTCCCCGCAATATAATTACTAATGTTCCTATTTGCGCCGATTCAGGCAAACGTTCTAGTGGCGGCTGCCCGGAAGTAGAGTACAGTGCTTTTATCAAAGGTACGGAACCAACTACTGTTGACCCGCGGAGTTGGCCAGGTCTGGCGTTTCCCGACTGGCGCGCTCGTCAGCAGTTGGAGGAGCCATCAACGGATCAGCGTGCAGAACCCAAACGTGACCAAAAGGATGAACGGCCGCGGTGGAAACTACCATGGCCACGATTGCCCGGTTTTTAATATTGTGATACAATCTTAAAGAAGGGAATTTGTTGGCAAAGGATGACCAATTAATTGTGCGGACAAGAATTAATATTTTGAATGTACCGATCGACGTTGTTACGATGAAGGAAGCGTTGACAGTTATCGAAGGTTTTATTGCTGATAAATCAAGTTCCCATTTGGTTGCCACAGCGAATGCGGAAATGGTAATGATGGCCCAGTCGGACAAAGAATTGGCAAACATTCTTCGTCAAGCTGACTTGGTCGTTCCTGATGGAGCCGGAATCGTTTGGGCGGCGCGTTATCATGGCTATAAAATGCCAGAGAGAGTAGCTGGATTTGATTTAGCCCAGGCTATTCTAGCTCGAGCAGCAACTACCGGGTATCGTATTTTTTTATTAGGCGGAGCTCCAGGCATTGCCGCCCGGGCTAAAGCGGTCGCCGAAAGCCGCTATCCCGGCGTGAATATTGTTGGGACGTATCATGGTTTTTTTCAGGCCGCCGACGAAGCTGCCCTGCTTGCAGATATTCGTGCCCGTAGGCCCGATGTAATATTTGTTGCTCTTGGTGTACCTAAACAGGAAAAGTGGTTATGGCAACACCGCAAAGAATTGTCCGTACCGGTAGCCATTGGCGTTGGCGGTACTTTTGATGTGATGGCCGGTACCGTTCGCCGTGCCCCAGTGTGGATGCAACGTGCTGGCTTGGAATGGCTATACCGGCTCATGTCGCAACCGCAGCGGGCGGTACGAATGCTGGCCTTGCCACGGTTTGTTTACCGGGTGCTGACGGACAAAAAGTTAGACAAAGATGACGGCAGTATATTATAATTGGTTGAGATTAAGAAATGGGCAAGACAAGGAGGTTGTTTAGGGGAGGTGATTAGATGGTTAAGACGCCGATTGTTAAAGAAGGTTACGTCTACATAGCGGTCATGGCGC
The genomic region above belongs to Thermosinus carboxydivorans Nor1 and contains:
- a CDS encoding WecB/TagA/CpsF family glycosyltransferase: MRTRINILNVPIDVVTMKEALTVIEGFIADKSSSHLVATANAEMVMMAQSDKELANILRQADLVVPDGAGIVWAARYHGYKMPERVAGFDLAQAILARAATTGYRIFLLGGAPGIAARAKAVAESRYPGVNIVGTYHGFFQAADEAALLADIRARRPDVIFVALGVPKQEKWLWQHRKELSVPVAIGVGGTFDVMAGTVRRAPVWMQRAGLEWLYRLMSQPQRAVRMLALPRFVYRVLTDKKLDKDDGSIL